A single window of Sphingobium sp. SCG-1 DNA harbors:
- a CDS encoding phospholipase D family protein: MAGDFAGQPYLDQLRPDRGWTVRVALFTAYSADPFAIGATLLAMTGRNGDAGSGNAADFAEAVERMRDKFKVIVQRGRLHRRSGLPKVTGVLDQFIVEQNYDEDWQSWHPKLALVGYEGPAGERSWRFWIGSRNLTPSRDLDLGLLIDGEVRRKKGSGPIPGISSIGERLAGLAQLADFPANAFADELGALTWRAPDDVRINSVALRIKGDSGASPLPGGTFDRIVAISPFLCPAFVKTMAEWGDKGTERILLTTVPAVRGLSGDAKALLKPMRLLALAPPEPEPEEIELDAGAGTSPPAGQNPNDDAEAEPPPISLHAKLFAFRTKSAVKVVMGSANATDRAWGGRNAEATVDFDAGPSIVAGIEAMLGSAMPIPAEIFSEPDISSVKDGGEFLDGVRRALVAHWPVSIDRTGQQFVLTATSPPKLGKHGIRLEASLITGQLAPWPVSGTTVDLGDIPLAWQTDLIQLRLSLGDDSCGWMQRVTVEPPIEAGRDRAAIARFLGIRSFYAWMRGLLDGDLGAPDGEPWDRHERGGNGRDSDEVRLDDLTLEDILTAWARDKAAFQRADARFETYITAILAHDDTLSAEDRNALKILQKIWAAARLTLMSPA, from the coding sequence ATGGCGGGCGATTTCGCGGGGCAACCCTATCTCGATCAGCTTCGTCCGGACCGGGGCTGGACCGTGCGCGTCGCGCTGTTCACAGCGTATTCCGCAGACCCGTTCGCGATCGGCGCGACGTTGTTGGCGATGACCGGCCGCAATGGGGATGCCGGAAGCGGCAACGCCGCCGATTTTGCTGAGGCGGTCGAGCGGATGCGCGACAAGTTCAAAGTCATCGTCCAGCGCGGCCGGCTGCACCGGCGCTCGGGCCTTCCCAAAGTAACCGGTGTGCTCGACCAGTTCATCGTCGAGCAGAATTATGACGAAGACTGGCAGAGCTGGCATCCCAAACTCGCGTTGGTTGGCTATGAAGGTCCGGCAGGCGAACGCAGCTGGCGCTTTTGGATCGGCAGTCGCAATCTTACCCCGAGCCGTGATCTCGATCTGGGCCTGCTGATCGATGGCGAGGTCCGGCGTAAAAAGGGTTCCGGGCCAATCCCCGGAATATCGAGCATCGGTGAGCGCCTTGCTGGCTTGGCGCAGCTTGCCGACTTTCCCGCTAACGCATTCGCGGATGAACTCGGGGCGCTCACTTGGCGGGCGCCCGACGACGTTCGTATCAACAGCGTCGCCCTCCGCATAAAGGGCGATTCCGGGGCGAGCCCCCTGCCGGGCGGCACCTTCGACAGAATCGTCGCGATCAGTCCGTTTCTTTGTCCAGCTTTCGTCAAGACGATGGCTGAGTGGGGTGACAAAGGGACTGAGCGGATTCTGCTGACGACGGTGCCCGCCGTGCGTGGCTTGAGCGGGGACGCAAAAGCGTTGCTCAAACCCATGCGTCTGTTGGCTTTGGCGCCGCCAGAGCCGGAGCCGGAGGAGATAGAGCTCGACGCTGGAGCGGGGACATCGCCTCCCGCAGGTCAGAACCCGAACGACGACGCCGAAGCAGAACCGCCGCCCATCAGCCTTCATGCTAAACTGTTCGCGTTCCGCACTAAATCTGCAGTCAAAGTCGTGATGGGCAGCGCTAACGCGACCGACCGCGCCTGGGGCGGCCGCAATGCCGAGGCGACGGTCGATTTCGATGCGGGTCCATCGATTGTCGCGGGGATCGAGGCAATGCTGGGTTCGGCGATGCCAATACCCGCCGAGATATTCTCCGAACCCGATATTTCCTCGGTCAAGGACGGCGGTGAGTTTCTCGACGGCGTCCGCCGCGCGCTGGTTGCGCATTGGCCGGTTTCGATCGATCGGACGGGGCAGCAATTTGTCCTGACAGCCACGAGCCCGCCGAAACTTGGGAAACACGGCATTCGGCTCGAAGCATCGCTCATCACCGGCCAATTGGCGCCATGGCCCGTATCTGGAACCACGGTCGATCTGGGCGACATTCCCTTGGCCTGGCAGACCGATCTGATCCAGCTGCGGCTGAGTCTGGGTGATGACAGTTGTGGTTGGATGCAGCGGGTGACCGTCGAGCCGCCGATCGAGGCCGGTCGTGATCGCGCTGCGATTGCCCGTTTCCTTGGTATACGCTCATTCTATGCCTGGATGCGCGGATTGCTCGATGGCGACCTAGGGGCACCCGACGGCGAGCCGTGGGACCGTCATGAGCGTGGCGGCAACGGCCGAGACAGTGACGAGGTACGGTTGGACGACCTGACGCTCGAGGATATTCTGACGGCATGGGCGCGTGACAAAGCGGCGTTCCAGCGCGCCGATGCACGGTTTGAGACCTATATTACGGCAATCCTCGCACACGACGATACGCTCAGCGCCGAAGATCGCAACGCCCTGAAAATCTTGCAGAAGATCTGGGCAGCCGCGCGGCTCACGCTGATGTCACCGGCATGA
- a CDS encoding DUF6361 family protein yields the protein MPSFGITYLSKEALRDARRFMSADQAGVRDEIGFLIVHQRYADRFFPGTSVLHTRLRYILFVPWLYANVRASRLRGQRPADLIARGEHRLTERLLGESGVIGGRVWPTPIDQPPPYVYWTALQQWGLLRERGLNGSWSRAQVERVLATTVSTTLRDDEDQPFEQPTWPFTCPEPSEDWLKADKLSFKLQKTERTYLARQLRNVKSRDDEDSLLAMLVGQPLGDAAHVWSPDILALAKHERPALIRAGHAAALAAIGRAVYAAQVEWLKANLDKRQCSDHQRKALPKVLKTWRRQAAALDWDAFEKDMGHLPAPVSDALAQTLQWVKDGGTDPMAIEPAYRRAEESRKRRRARLSRTQDGADRRLEWSEEEHGAAMPLHFRWNNVKRLLADLEGVK from the coding sequence GTGCCAAGTTTTGGGATAACCTATCTGTCGAAGGAAGCGTTGCGGGATGCACGGCGCTTCATGAGTGCCGATCAGGCCGGAGTGCGAGACGAGATCGGTTTTCTCATCGTTCACCAGCGTTATGCCGACCGGTTTTTCCCCGGAACATCGGTTCTGCACACGCGGCTACGCTACATTCTCTTCGTGCCTTGGCTCTATGCGAATGTTCGCGCCAGTCGCCTGCGCGGGCAACGGCCTGCCGATCTTATCGCACGTGGCGAACATCGGCTGACCGAGCGGCTGCTCGGCGAATCGGGCGTGATCGGCGGGAGGGTGTGGCCGACCCCGATCGACCAGCCGCCGCCTTATGTCTATTGGACAGCGCTTCAGCAATGGGGGTTGCTGCGCGAGCGCGGCCTGAACGGAAGTTGGTCGAGAGCTCAAGTCGAACGGGTCTTGGCGACCACGGTGTCAACCACGCTGCGCGATGATGAAGATCAACCTTTCGAGCAACCGACTTGGCCATTCACGTGTCCCGAGCCATCGGAGGACTGGCTCAAGGCGGACAAGCTCTCGTTCAAGCTCCAGAAGACGGAGCGGACGTATCTCGCCAGGCAGTTGCGCAACGTCAAATCCAGGGACGACGAGGATTCGCTCCTCGCAATGCTTGTCGGTCAACCGCTTGGCGATGCCGCTCATGTCTGGAGCCCGGACATTCTGGCGCTTGCGAAACACGAACGCCCGGCCCTGATACGCGCTGGTCACGCAGCGGCGCTCGCGGCCATCGGTCGGGCGGTTTATGCTGCGCAAGTCGAGTGGCTCAAGGCCAATCTCGACAAGCGGCAATGCTCCGACCACCAGCGCAAGGCTTTGCCGAAAGTCCTGAAGACATGGCGACGCCAAGCAGCGGCGCTCGACTGGGATGCCTTTGAAAAGGATATGGGGCATCTGCCAGCACCGGTCTCCGACGCGCTCGCGCAGACGCTGCAATGGGTAAAGGACGGCGGAACCGATCCGATGGCGATCGAGCCCGCCTATCGGCGCGCCGAGGAATCGCGAAAGCGTCGACGCGCGCGTTTGTCGCGTACCCAAGACGGTGCGGACCGCCGTCTCGAATGGAGTGAGGAGGAGCATGGCGCGGCGATGCCGCTCCATTTTCGCTGGAATAATGTCAAACGGCTGCTCGCAGACCTGGAAGGGGTGAAATAG